Proteins encoded together in one Ictidomys tridecemlineatus isolate mIctTri1 chromosome 3, mIctTri1.hap1, whole genome shotgun sequence window:
- the Scarf1 gene encoding scavenger receptor class F member 1, with protein sequence MSVHPSGLVSSGKALGGSREGVGSCGSQINSSPPTLLAAMGLGLLFLLLLLWTAGIQGSELDPNGQHVCMGSSPSAELQCCPGWRQKDRECTIPICEGLDACQKDEICVKPGLCRCKPGFFGAQCSSRCPSQYWGPDCRETCPCHPHGQCDPATGKCQCQADRWGRRCEFTCACSSHGRCDPETGVCHCNRGWWSSTCRRQCQCSSTSQCDQSTGACLCHSGWWGRRCSFRCSCNGSPCEQLSGRCICQPGWWDSECRQKCQCVRGLCSATSGQCSCPPGFHGARCELPCAPGSYGVQCSKSCGQCEQNASCSPDTGHCESCKPGWDGTQCQQPCSPGTFGKNCSQQCPHCRLGEACQPETGHCQHCDPGWLGPRCEDSCPMGTFGEGCGSTCPTCIQGSCDAVTGECVCSAGYWGTSCNSSCPSGFHGNNCSIPCQCTEGLCHPVSGACPYSKDAILTAGILVPLLLLLLGIACWAYYRWTTGLDPKDRPVRDGAALSRMKQQVWGALTSLGSALSCGSLSRHKLPWVTVSHHDPEVPFNHSFIEPPSAGWASDDSFSSDPESGVEDEVPAYCVPPQQGMVPVTHAESAEASLAGGPFPPPEDTSTPFAIPRTSSLARAKRPSVSFAEGTKFASQSCRSSGELSSPFRKPKRLSRGAQPGPEGQEAKESATLEQGNTDEAAPATVSPGDSAIDHQYYLEDQTAAECVEAIDSGVKETSDPVATIYMLAGTPQRSEGPVLSIFRHFGNFWKGQAEAKVKTAIPKPPRRALGQNKNSPGLASSSASQRPGVIAKPPRRARGQNKGNPGLSSGSASQSLGLAPNAKLSCTMESIGVRSEEVSRGVGDGIESSGRAQEPVIGNSPPEQDLQKQAEEEGQEEPLYENVVLVSGPPES encoded by the exons ATGTCAGTCCACCCCTCCGGCCTGGTTTCCTCAGGAAAAGCCTTGGGAGGAAGCAGGGAGGGGGTTGGGAGCTGTGGGAGCCAGATTAACTCAAGTCCTCCCACTTTATTGGCcgccatggggctggggctgctgtTCCTACTGCTGCTGCTCTGGACTGCAGGGATCCAGGGGTCTGAGCTGGATCCCAATGGGCAACACGTCTGCATGGGCAGCAG CCCCTCTGCTGAGCTGCAGTGCTGCCCAGGTTGGAGGCAGAAAGATCGAGAATGCACCATTC CTATCTGTGAGGGACTGGATGCCTGCCAGAAAGACGAGATATGTGTGAAACCAGGCCTCTGCCGATGCAAACCTGGATTCTTCGGGGCCCAGTGCAGCTCCC GCTGCCCAAGCCAGTACTGGGGCCCCGACTGCCGTGAGACTTGCCCCTGCCACCCACACGGCCAGTGCGACCCAGCCACCGGCAAGTGCCAGTGCCAAGCGGACCGCTGGGGCAGACGCTGTGAGTTCACGTGTGCCTGCAGCTCCCACGGCCGTTGCGACCCTGAGacgggtgtgtgccactgcaatCGGGGCTGGTGGTCATCCACGTGCCGCCGTCAATGCCAGTGCAGTTCTACATCACAGTGTGACCAGTCCACAGGAGCCTGTCTCTGCCACTCAGGCTGGTGGGGCCGCCGCTGCAGCTTCCGCTGCTCCTGCAATGGCTCCCCTTGCGAGCAGCTTTCGGGCCGCTGCATCTGCCAGCCTGGCTGGTGGGATTCCGAGTGCCGTCAGAAGTGTCAGTGCGTGCGTGGCCTCTGCAGTGCCACCTCCGGTCAGTGCTCTTGCCCTCCTGGCTTCCACGGCGCGCGCTGTGAGCTGCCCTGTGCTCCCGGTAGCTACGGGGTGCAGTGCAGCAAAAG CTGTGGCCAATGTGAGCAGAATGCATCGTGCTCCCCAGACACAGGCCACTGTGAGTCCTGCAAGCCAGGCTGGGATGGGACCCAGTGCCAGCAGCCCTGCTCACCAGGCACCTTTGGCAAGAACTGCAGCCAGCAGTGCCCTCACTGCCGGCTTGGGGAGGCCTGTCAGCCAGAAACAGGCCACTGTCAGCACTGTGACCCTGGCTGGCTGGGGCCCAG ATGTGAAGACTCCTGCCCAATGGGCACCTTTGGGGAGGGCTGTGGCTCTACCTGCCCCACCTGTATTCAGGGCTCCTGTGATGCTGTAACAGGAGAATGTGTCTGCAGTGCTGGCTACTGGGGGACCAG CTGCAACAGTTCCTGCCCATCTGGCTTCCATGGAAACAACTGCTCTATTCCCTGCCAATGTACAGAGGGACTCTGCCACCCTGTCTCAGGGGCCT GCCCTTACAGTAAGGATGCCATCCTCACTGCTGGCATCCTGGTCcctctgctgctgctcctcctgggcATTGCCTGCTGGGCCTACTACCGCTGGACCACTGGGTTGGACCCCAAGGACAG GCCTGTGAGAGATGGTGCTGCCTTGTCCAGGATGAAGCAGCAGGTCTGGGGGGCGCTGACCAGTCTAGGCTCTGCCCTGTCCTGTGGTTCCCTCAGCAGACACAAACTTCCCTGGGTGACAG TCTCTCACCATGACCCAGAGGTCCCCTTCAACCACAGCTTCATCGAGCCACCCTCTGCTGGCTGGGCCTCAGATGACTCCTTCTCTTCTGATCCTGAGTCTGGAGTAGAGGACGAAGTTCCTGCCTACTGTGTGCCACCCCAACAAG GGATGGTCCCGGTAACCCATGCAGAGTCAGCAGAGGCCAGCCTGGCTGgtggccccttccctcccccagagGATACCTCCACACCATTTGCTATTCCACGTACCTCCAGCCTAGCGCGGGCCAAGCGACCATCAGTTTCCTTTGCTGAAGGCACCAAGTTTGCGTCACAGAGTTGCCGAAGCTCAGGAGAACTCTCCAGCCCATTCCGAAAACCCAAAAGGCTCTCCAGGGGGGCCCAACCAGGTCCTGAAGGTCAGGAAGCCAAGGAGTCCGCAACTCTGGAGCAAGGAAACACAGATGAGGCTGCTCCTGCTACTGTTAGCCCTGGAGATTCTGCCATTGACCACCAGTACTACCTTGAAGACCAGACAGCAGCTGAGTGTGTGGAAGCCATTGACAGTGGTGTCAAGGAGACCTCAGATCCTGTGGCCACAATCTACATGCTGGCAGGGACGCCCCAGAGATCTGAGGGTCCTGTCTTATCTATCTTTCGGCATTTTGGTAATTTCTGGAAAGGTCAGGCAGAAGCTAAGGTCAAGACTGCCATCCCTAAGCCTCCACGCCGAGCCCTGGGTCAAAACAAGAATAGCCCTGGGCTGGCCTCTAGTTCTGCCAGCCAGAGGCCTGGTGTTATTGCTAAGCCACCACGCCGGGCCCGGGGTCAGAACAAGGGCAACCCTGGGCTGTCCTCTGGCTCTGCCAGTCAGAGCCTTGGCTTAGCTCCCAATGCCAAACTCAGTTGTACCATGGAGTCTATAGGAGTTAGATCAGAGGAAGTGTCGAGAGGGGTAGGGGATGGCATTGAGAGCTCAGGGAGGGCCCAGGAGCCAGTCATTGGGAACAGCCCCCCAGAACAAGATCTCCAAAAGCAGGCAGAAGAGGAAGGGCAGGAGGAGCCCTTGTATGAGAATGTTGTACTCGTGTCTGGGCCACCAGAGTCCTAA
- the Rilp gene encoding rab-interacting lysosomal protein isoform X2, with the protein MEPRSAAPGPPSWIPQIASGSATAAELVYHLAGALGTELQELGRRFGPEAAAGLVPLVVRALEFLEKAAVGPAPDSVSAQQAELELRRLRQENEHLRRQLCSGPQEEHALLQQLKEVTDKQRDELRAYNRDLLQRSEEMEALQEQLQRLLLVNAELRHKLAAVQAQLRAAQDRERERELPLQGPGQQEQRPELDPVTPEDPMHTPPQPDHPPEAGQCGFSREEVEQILQERNELKTNVFLLKEELAYFQRELLTDHRVPGLLLEAMKVAVRKQRKKIKAKMLGTPEEAENSDDEDGSWLQLSSNKGDDPPPSESRIQSFFGSWYHSEAEASEAKTSNTTPGELGEEEEAPQQPHLEPVGTPPAPNS; encoded by the exons ATGGAGCCCAGGAGTGCAGCGCCTGGGCCACCCAGCTGGATACCTCAAATAGCCTCGGGGTCTGCGACAGCAGCTGAGCTCGTATATCATCTAGCGGGGGCCCTGGGCACTGAGCTGCAAGAGCTGGGGCGTCGTTTTGGTCCAGAGGCAGCGGCCGGGCTGGTGCCACTTGTGGTGCGGGCACTGGAGTTCCTGGAAAAGGCTGCTGTTGGGCCCGCCCCGGACTCG GTGTCTGCCCAGCAGGCCGAACTGGAGCTacggaggttgaggcaggagaatgagcACCTCCGTAGGCAACTATGCTCGGGACCGCAGG AGGAGCACGCGCTACTGCAGCAGCTCAAGGAGGTGACGGACAAACAGCGGGACGAGCTCCGGGCTTATAACCGCGACCTTCTGCAACGTAGCGAGGAGATGGAAGCC TTGCAGGAGCAGCTGCAGCGCCTCCTGCTGGTAAATGCGGAGCTGCGACACAAGCTGGCCGCCGTGCAAGCCCAGCTGCGGGCTGCACAGGACCGCGAGAGGGAGCGTGAGCTACCACTGCAAGGCCCTGGCCAGCAAGAGCAGAGACCTGAGCTTGATCCAGTGACTCCTGAGGACCCG ATGCATACCCCACCACAGCCAGACCACCCTCCGGAGGCAGGGCAGTGTGGCTTCAGCAGGGAGGAGGTTGAGCAGATCCTTCAAGAGCGGAATGAGCTCAAAACCAATGTGTTTCTGCTCAAGGAGGAGTTGGCCTATTTCCAGCG GGAACTGCTCACAGACCACAGAGTCCCTGGGCTTCTGCTTGAAGCCATGAAGGTGGCTGTCAGGAAACAGCGAAAGAAGATCAAGGCCAAGATGTTAGGGACACCAGAGGAAGCAGAGAATAG TGATGATGAGGATGGCTCCTGGCTCCAGCTCTCTAGCAATAAAGGAGATGATCCCCCACCCTCTGAGTCCAGAATACAGAGTTT CTTTGGCTCATGGTATCACAGTGAAGCAGAGGCCTCAGAAGCTAAGACCAGCAATACCACTCCCGGTGAActaggggaagaagaggaggccCCACAGCAACCTCACTTGGAGCCTGTGGGCACCCCTCCAGCCCCCAACTCCTGA
- the Rilp gene encoding rab-interacting lysosomal protein isoform X1, with translation MEPRSAAPGPPSWIPQIASGSATAAELVYHLAGALGTELQELGRRFGPEAAAGLVPLVVRALEFLEKAAVGPAPDSLQVSAQQAELELRRLRQENEHLRRQLCSGPQEEHALLQQLKEVTDKQRDELRAYNRDLLQRSEEMEALQEQLQRLLLVNAELRHKLAAVQAQLRAAQDRERERELPLQGPGQQEQRPELDPVTPEDPMHTPPQPDHPPEAGQCGFSREEVEQILQERNELKTNVFLLKEELAYFQRELLTDHRVPGLLLEAMKVAVRKQRKKIKAKMLGTPEEAENSDDEDGSWLQLSSNKGDDPPPSESRIQSFFGSWYHSEAEASEAKTSNTTPGELGEEEEAPQQPHLEPVGTPPAPNS, from the exons ATGGAGCCCAGGAGTGCAGCGCCTGGGCCACCCAGCTGGATACCTCAAATAGCCTCGGGGTCTGCGACAGCAGCTGAGCTCGTATATCATCTAGCGGGGGCCCTGGGCACTGAGCTGCAAGAGCTGGGGCGTCGTTTTGGTCCAGAGGCAGCGGCCGGGCTGGTGCCACTTGTGGTGCGGGCACTGGAGTTCCTGGAAAAGGCTGCTGTTGGGCCCGCCCCGGACTCG CTGCAGGTGTCTGCCCAGCAGGCCGAACTGGAGCTacggaggttgaggcaggagaatgagcACCTCCGTAGGCAACTATGCTCGGGACCGCAGG AGGAGCACGCGCTACTGCAGCAGCTCAAGGAGGTGACGGACAAACAGCGGGACGAGCTCCGGGCTTATAACCGCGACCTTCTGCAACGTAGCGAGGAGATGGAAGCC TTGCAGGAGCAGCTGCAGCGCCTCCTGCTGGTAAATGCGGAGCTGCGACACAAGCTGGCCGCCGTGCAAGCCCAGCTGCGGGCTGCACAGGACCGCGAGAGGGAGCGTGAGCTACCACTGCAAGGCCCTGGCCAGCAAGAGCAGAGACCTGAGCTTGATCCAGTGACTCCTGAGGACCCG ATGCATACCCCACCACAGCCAGACCACCCTCCGGAGGCAGGGCAGTGTGGCTTCAGCAGGGAGGAGGTTGAGCAGATCCTTCAAGAGCGGAATGAGCTCAAAACCAATGTGTTTCTGCTCAAGGAGGAGTTGGCCTATTTCCAGCG GGAACTGCTCACAGACCACAGAGTCCCTGGGCTTCTGCTTGAAGCCATGAAGGTGGCTGTCAGGAAACAGCGAAAGAAGATCAAGGCCAAGATGTTAGGGACACCAGAGGAAGCAGAGAATAG TGATGATGAGGATGGCTCCTGGCTCCAGCTCTCTAGCAATAAAGGAGATGATCCCCCACCCTCTGAGTCCAGAATACAGAGTTT CTTTGGCTCATGGTATCACAGTGAAGCAGAGGCCTCAGAAGCTAAGACCAGCAATACCACTCCCGGTGAActaggggaagaagaggaggccCCACAGCAACCTCACTTGGAGCCTGTGGGCACCCCTCCAGCCCCCAACTCCTGA